Genomic segment of Oscillatoria salina IIICB1:
CAAAAATACACTTATTTGCAGGTTGTAGGGGACAAACTTTCGACTGAATCGGATTTTGTAAGAGAGTTAAATTTCGGAGTTTTGTCAGAGTTCCCAGCGAATCGATCTCAGTAATTTGATTGCCTGTTAAGCTTAAATAAGTGAGATCGGTGAGCTTAGCCAAGGGCGTGACATCGTTAATTTGATTAAAACCCAGGACAAGATAAGTCAGGTTAGTCAGATTTGCCAGAGGAGTAACATCTGTTACCTGAGTCCCAACTAAAGTTAGATTAGTTAAATGAGTTAAACTCCCAAAAGGACTTAAATCGGTAATCGGAGGCTGAGTTAAACTTAAACTTGGATTAGCCGAAAGTAATTCTTGTGCAGCATCGCAATCAGTCGTCCCCACATATTGTAAAAGAACATCGACAGTTTGTTTGGCACTCTCAGAAAGGCGAGATCGATTTTGACACCATTCCGCAAAGGTACGATAATTTTCCGCCGCTTGGACAGACTGTTTTAGCGCACTCGATTGTCCTAAACCGAGGACTAAGAAAGTAGCGATGGCTGCGCCGACCTGGCGATACGCTAGAGTGAAGCGACGCTTAGAAAACAAGACACTCTTAATTTTATTAACTTGTGACATCAGTTGGCTCTCTCAAAATTAACAGAGAATAGTTCTGAAGAAAATATTGAGCGAGGCTAAATTACCTCTACATTCTCTTTTTTAACTTCTACAAGCGGCAACGTCTAATTTCGAGCAAAAGAACTTCACCGAAATCGCTATCTCCAACTGAGTCAAGAAAATAATTATTCCAATAACGGAACTTGAGTAAATTCTTCCAAGCCAACCGAATCTAAAAGTATTGGCGCTGTCTGTTCGGCATAAGCGGCATCCAAAGCATCATACCAGACACCTAAATCGGCAAAATCAGCCGCCGTTTTTCCGTCTGGATTAATATTCGGGAGGCGGTGAACCCAACCACTCACAGAAACATCTTTCGTTGCATCAGCAGGATCGCAAACTAAAGTCAAAGTCCATTCATAAACTTTTGGTTCACCATTAAGCTGTCTAGTTTCCAGAGAGACAGTTTCGGGAATTGGCAGACGCAAAATACCAGCTTGAGAATTTGGCTCTAATTCTGTGAAATAAACTTCCTTGCCACTATCATACAAAGCAAACTCTAAATAAGAAGCATTAGTTTCGGGGACATAAACAAAAAAGGTAGGATGAGCAGAAGCGGTTACAGGCATACCAAAGTTTGTCCCAGGAATTAAAGGAGTGAGTTCAGTTTCCGCCGGAAAACACTCGCCAAAATCTCCACGGGGAGGTAAAAACACTCTCCGGGGAGGTACGGGAATACCCGACGGTTTAAAAGCTTGAGCCAGAGTGAAAGATGGCTTACCAACCAATACAGTAATTTCCAAGCCCAAAATACAAGTCAAAGATATTAACTGAGTGCGTGAGTATGGCATTTTTTACTCCTTAAATTAGGTAAAAAGAATAAATGTAAAGATTCAGATAGATAATTTCCAGAGACGCTGGCGCTACCACACCAATCGCCACTTTCAACTAGAGTTAATTTAACAAAGGAACTCGTTGAAATCGTTCTAGCCCCACCTCATCTAAAAGCTTGGAGGCTGTACCTTCGCGATAAGCCGCAGCTAAAGCATCATACCAAATGCCTACATTAGCAAAATCTACGGCTGTTCTGCCACGAGGATGAACATCTGCACTACGGTGAACCCAACCACCAACAAATAAATCTTGGGCGCGATCGCTCTCGTCGCAAACTACGGTTAAAAACCATTGATAAATTTTCGGTTTCCCGTTAACTTTCCCTGCTTGCAAAGAGACTGTTGGGGGAACCTGAAGCCGCAAAATACCAGGTTGAGCAGTTGGTTGCAGTTGCAGCTTATAAAGTTCGCGGCGATCGTCATACAAAGTAAACTCGAACTTAGAAGCATTTGTGCGCGGCACGTACACAAAAAAACTAGGATGAGCGGAAACTGTCAGAGGCAAACCAAACTCTGAATTAGGAATTAAAGCAACTAAACTAGTTTCTCCCACTACACAACTCATTCTTGTTTGCGGAGTCCGAGGTCGTCTGAGCCGAAAAATACTTCTCGGTAAACGGGCGCGAGGAGGCGGAAAAGGTAAACGAGCAGGTACAGGAATACCAGATGGTTTAAAAGTTTGAGCAAGAAGAAAATCTGCTTCGCTTTGGGCTTGTGCTTGTCTAGAAAAACTTACATTTACAGTAACTTGTAAGCATAACAGACAACTAACAAAGATCCACTCGATCGACTTACCCAGCGTGTAGCTCATTATTTTTCCTTGCTCCTTAGCTTGTCAATAAGATATTTGTCGTGAGGGGGAAGTATGACGGGAGAAGAAGAATTAAATTGAAGTTGGAAATTGTCAAACCTCTGTCATCAATTTTCCCGAACAAGTTTCAGCTTAAATCAAATTAGTGACTGAGACTGCTTTGGCAGTCTGTAATCAAATCTGGTTGTCTCACAAAAAATTATTCAACTAAAGGAATGGCACTAAATTGCTCTAAACCAACCGAATTAAGCAATACCGGAGCAGATTGTTCGGCATAAGCTGCATCCAAAGCATCGTACCACAAACCAAGCTCGGCAAAATCTGTCGCTGTTTGAGTTGCGGGAGCAATATCGGCAACACGGTGAACCCAACCATTAGCGCGCAAATCGGCAGAGCGATCGTCCTCGTCACAAACTATACTAAAGAACCATTGATAAACTTTTGGTTGACCATTTACTTCCCCAGCTTCGAGAGAAACTGTTTCCGGTAAGGGAAGACGCAAAATACCTGCTTGGGAGGTTGCTGGTAATTCTAGGCTATACACTTCGGTTCGACCATCAAACAAAGCAAACTCGAAGCGAGAAGCCGTTGATTGGGGTACATATATATAAAAAGCTGGATTTGCCGAAGCAGTTAAAGGCATACCAAAATCTCGCCCTGGAACTAAAGGTGTGAGTTTCAGGTCTCCAAGAGCACAATCGCCACTCGCACGAGGAGGAGGAAGTCGCCGACGTGCAGGGATTGCTGCATTACGAGAAGGTTTAAAGGCTTGGGCTAAGGTGAAAGGTTGTTCGCTAATCAAGGCAGTAAGTTGTATACCTGCTAGTAAACTTAAAGATACTAACTTACCAGTCAAATTAGTCATGTCTTTTGTTCGCTCCTTGCATTGGTAATTTTGATGAGAATTAATTATTAATCCAAAATAACAATTGAATTCTCCGGATTTCGAGCAATTATCTCAAGAGCGTATTTGTTTAAGTAGTCTTTATCTGTTTGCGATCCTAAGATGCCTTTTTCTTAGGAACTAAGAGCCACCAAGGAGTAGGAATTGTACGCCAGAGTTTAATCGTATGGTCGTAGCTACCACTAGCTAACATTTCTCCATCAGGACTAAACTGAACGGATCTTACTGGAGCAGCATGACCGATTAAGGTGCGTAAAAGTTCCCCATTTGGTAAATTCCAGAGTTTAATTGTATGGTCGTAGCTGCCGCTAGCTAAAAGTTTGCCATTGGGGCTAAAGGCGATCGAGTAAACAGGCTGATTATGTCCTCCTTGCTGAGGATTTGTTTCCAGGGTCAGGGGTGGTGAGTTATTTTGTAAGTTCCATAGTTTGATTGTGAGATCAAAACTACTGCTAGCGAGGGTTTTACCATCAGGACTGAAAGTAACATCTAATACTGAGTCAAAATGTTCTTCCAGACTGCGATTTAAGGAACCATCTGAGACTTTCCATAACTTAACGATCGCATCTGCACTGCCACTGGCTAAAAGTTTACTATCGGGGCTAAATTCTAGGGAGCGAATACCGAGAGAATGTCCTTCAATCGGGATTTCGCTTTCTTTTCCTTCCCGAAGATCCCAGATTTTAATTCCACCATTGTTATTACCACGGGCTAGCCAATGTCCGTCGGGACTAAAGGCAATTGTTGTCACATCAGCTTCGTGAGTAATTATTTCTTTTGGTTCGGTTTCTTCTGCTTGGAGATCCCAAATTTTAATTGTTTGGTTGGTACTGACTGTAGCTAAACGAGTACCATCGGGACTGTAAGCAACGGAACTAAATTCTATTAGTCCTTCGGGTTGCAGTTGCGGTTTTTCTTCTTGGGCTGTTTTTATATTCCAAAAGTTTACTGTATAATCATCGCCACCACTAGCAAGAATTTGCCCATCAGGGCTAAAAGCCAGCGATCGCACTTCGGCAATTCCCCCTGTAGGTTCGTCTTTACGCAGGGTAAATTTTTCGCTACCATCGGCTACATTCCAAAGCTTGATCGTGCGATCGTCGCTTGCACTGGCTAAGGTTGTACCATCGGGACTATATCTAACTGCAAATACCGAACCGTAATGTCCTTCGAGGGTTTTAATCAGTTTCCCGTTTTCGAGATTCCAAAGTCGGATTGTATTGTCTTCGCTAGCACTAGCTAAGGTTTTACCGTCGGGACTAAAATCTATTGAACCGACAGGATTGTAATGACCTTCAATCGGTAAGGAAATTTCTCCACCTGCTTGAGTATCCCACAGTTTAATAAATCCTTGTTCGCTAGCACTAGCTAAAGTTTGACCGTCGGGACTAAAAGCTAGAGTTCTCACCCAATAATCATGACCTTCTAAAGTGGTGGCGAGTGTAGCTTCGGCGACATTCCACAATTTAATCAGGTTATTGTCGGTACTGCTACTAGCAATTATTTGACCGTCGGGACTAAAAGCAATGCTATAAACTAAACCTCCGGTTTCAATGGTTTTGGCTTGACTAGTTTCTAGATCCCAAATTTTAATTGTCCCATCGACACTACCACTGGCTAAAGTTTTGCCATCAGGACTAAAAGCTAGGGAAAGAACTTCTTCTTGATGTCCTTGCAGGTCGGTAATTTTTGCTCTGGTTTGAACGTCCCAAAGAGTGATGGTAAAATTGCCAGTTACACTAGCAAGAGTTTGACCGTCGGGACTGTAAACTACTGACCAAACTTCATCATAATGTTTTTCCAGAAGTTGAGCAGAATCGAGATCCAGATGCCACTGTTTTACGGTGATATCGTCGCTGATAGTAGCAAGAGTTTGACCGTCGGGACTAAAAGCGAGATCCAAAATATCGTCGTCATGTTTGAGGAATAAATCGCTAACTTCCACCAAATCGTCAAGAATGTCTGGGGTAATTGGATTTGTCCTTTTCGAGCGCGAGGCGATCGCCACAAATAATCCGCTTAAAATAGCGATCGCTAATAAAAATCCGGCTATACTTACAGATTTTTCCCGCACAGGTTCAGCAATTGACTTGATGTTACTCATATTTTTATTTACTCACTCGCTGACTCGGTTGCTTGGACTTGCACTTGCGCTGGTTCTGGTAACTGAGTAATTGCTAGATCCTCATTTTCTTGTTCTTCTGATTCATTAATTTCTGCTTTAATTGCTGGAATGTCGCTATTAATCGTATGCCAAACCAAGGCGCCATCATAGAGATCGTATCCTGGTTGAGCGATCAGGCGATCGTAACAGGCTCGATAGGGAGGTGTATGAGCATAAAGTCGTGTTTGTCCGTTCAATTTTTCTTGCACGTAGCCTGCTAATTCTAAGTAACATTTTGCTTTACCTCCATCGGCGGTTGCCGGTAAATTTTCTTCATATTGAGCCGCGCGTCGAAAAGATTCATAAGCTCGGAAAACTAAGTAAGGAACTCTGGGGTCGGGATTTTCACTTGCTTGTTCGGATTGAATTAATAAGTTTTCCGGTTCTTCATAGGGACTTTCAAAATCTACTTGCGCCCAGTAAAGTAAGCCGTAGTTGAGAGAAACTTCTTTGAGTAGTTGTCGCTGAGCTGGTACAGAAATTTGGTTTGCTTCGTTTTCGCCTAAAGTTCGCAGTCGATTCCAGGCTAGTTCCAAATAAATTTCTGCTTGTCGTAACTGTTCGACGCTTTCCATTTTGCCCGTCCAGTTAACTTGCTGTAAACCTTGTAACAAGATAACTCGACCTAAACGAATAATTGATTCGGTGTTTTCTGCTTCTAAGCCTTTTTCGTACTCGATTTGGGCTTTGTCTAACTGTCCGAGTTGTTCGTAAACTTTACCCACAGCGAGACTTAATTCGGCTTCTGCTTCTGCGGTTTCGAGAAATTTACTCGCTTGACGGTAGTTTTCTAGTGCTTGTAATAGTTCTCCTTGTCTGACTAAATGATTGCCTCGGTATTGATACCATTTTCCCAGTTTGGGTAAATTGTCGTTGATGCTATAAGCACCTAAAAATACTAAGCAAGAAAAGCCAAAGGCAGCTCGCGAGTTCCATTGGGGAGGTAAGCGTAAGGATGCTAAAACGTTTTCAATGGTTTTTTGTCCGTTTTTCGTCAATGCACCGCCAGCCCCGGCTAAAAGTGCTGCTCCCTGAGCAATTAAAGCGCCATTTTGCAACGCATCGGCGGCAGGAACGCCTTCAACTTGCTGAAAAAATGTTTGGGTGGTGGTAGTCATAAAGGCAGCCGCAGCGCCGAGAAAACCTACCGCAGCCGCAGTCCATACCCAGTCAAACAAGGAAACTGGTTCGTCGTCGCCACCAACTAAAGTGGGTTTGAGATGCCACCACCAGTTTGCGTCTTCTCCTTTTAAACTATTACGCCATGCAGCGAGTTGATTGCCGCGAGCAATGACAAAACGTTGTTTTTTCAGTCGTCGATCTAATTCGACGATCTGACGCACTGATTTTTCTGGAGCAGAGGTTTTATCTACTTCTTCAACTTCATCGCGAGCGAGTAATACTTCTAAAACTAAATCCCAAGCAGGGTTGCGGGTTTCTTCTAAGGCGATAAGCGCTTTTTCGTAGCGTTCGAGCGC
This window contains:
- a CDS encoding DUF928 domain-containing protein; this encodes MPYSRTQLISLTCILGLEITVLVGKPSFTLAQAFKPSGIPVPPRRVFLPPRGDFGECFPAETELTPLIPGTNFGMPVTASAHPTFFVYVPETNASYLEFALYDSGKEVYFTELEPNSQAGILRLPIPETVSLETRQLNGEPKVYEWTLTLVCDPADATKDVSVSGWVHRLPNINPDGKTAADFADLGVWYDALDAAYAEQTAPILLDSVGLEEFTQVPLLE
- a CDS encoding DUF928 domain-containing protein, which codes for MSYTLGKSIEWIFVSCLLCLQVTVNVSFSRQAQAQSEADFLLAQTFKPSGIPVPARLPFPPPRARLPRSIFRLRRPRTPQTRMSCVVGETSLVALIPNSEFGLPLTVSAHPSFFVYVPRTNASKFEFTLYDDRRELYKLQLQPTAQPGILRLQVPPTVSLQAGKVNGKPKIYQWFLTVVCDESDRAQDLFVGGWVHRSADVHPRGRTAVDFANVGIWYDALAAAYREGTASKLLDEVGLERFQRVPLLN
- a CDS encoding DUF928 domain-containing protein → MTNLTGKLVSLSLLAGIQLTALISEQPFTLAQAFKPSRNAAIPARRRLPPPRASGDCALGDLKLTPLVPGRDFGMPLTASANPAFYIYVPQSTASRFEFALFDGRTEVYSLELPATSQAGILRLPLPETVSLEAGEVNGQPKVYQWFFSIVCDEDDRSADLRANGWVHRVADIAPATQTATDFAELGLWYDALDAAYAEQSAPVLLNSVGLEQFSAIPLVE
- a CDS encoding WD40 repeat domain-containing protein, whose protein sequence is MSNIKSIAEPVREKSVSIAGFLLAIAILSGLFVAIASRSKRTNPITPDILDDLVEVSDLFLKHDDDILDLAFSPDGQTLATISDDITVKQWHLDLDSAQLLEKHYDEVWSVVYSPDGQTLASVTGNFTITLWDVQTRAKITDLQGHQEEVLSLAFSPDGKTLASGSVDGTIKIWDLETSQAKTIETGGLVYSIAFSPDGQIIASSSTDNNLIKLWNVAEATLATTLEGHDYWVRTLAFSPDGQTLASASEQGFIKLWDTQAGGEISLPIEGHYNPVGSIDFSPDGKTLASASEDNTIRLWNLENGKLIKTLEGHYGSVFAVRYSPDGTTLASASDDRTIKLWNVADGSEKFTLRKDEPTGGIAEVRSLAFSPDGQILASGGDDYTVNFWNIKTAQEEKPQLQPEGLIEFSSVAYSPDGTRLATVSTNQTIKIWDLQAEETEPKEIITHEADVTTIAFSPDGHWLARGNNNGGIKIWDLREGKESEIPIEGHSLGIRSLEFSPDSKLLASGSADAIVKLWKVSDGSLNRSLEEHFDSVLDVTFSPDGKTLASSSFDLTIKLWNLQNNSPPLTLETNPQQGGHNQPVYSIAFSPNGKLLASGSYDHTIKLWNLPNGELLRTLIGHAAPVRSVQFSPDGEMLASGSYDHTIKLWRTIPTPWWLLVPKKKAS
- a CDS encoding tetratricopeptide repeat protein → MDMKLNFHPGQHTSENPGVGTKVDFERSLKRYAKALSNLEKALEPALEEILEVFLARDEVERDRTSEVESKGNAIAKLIELDLRLKAQSDKLAEYENLAEWKENLNIPAAHWWWNLNNAQTSLLKQALNAYQHALSKTKQYPERIPTEKLLDVLLSRDRLEEVLNEQKPERSKIAEIITLDEQLKALGVALTRDRRLEDWKHHLKPPNSSWWWDFTNPLPLLRQTIEQYEKAIATVESNQPPECPQLLEMLQARDAVEKAKKGNSVLPIEDIVTIIRLDNRLKKQANAIAVSKMLTEWKQGLEIPSSYWWWELTDPKPLPNQAIDRYEKALVKLEEPPQPSSAELLEVLLARDAVEVAESGQKQPPMERLAKIIALDDRLRKQAKVIADDNLLDEWKASLKPADNWWWRLTDERSPIEQALERYEKALIALEETRNPAWDLVLEVLLARDEVEEVDKTSAPEKSVRQIVELDRRLKKQRFVIARGNQLAAWRNSLKGEDANWWWHLKPTLVGGDDEPVSLFDWVWTAAAVGFLGAAAAFMTTTTQTFFQQVEGVPAADALQNGALIAQGAALLAGAGGALTKNGQKTIENVLASLRLPPQWNSRAAFGFSCLVFLGAYSINDNLPKLGKWYQYRGNHLVRQGELLQALENYRQASKFLETAEAEAELSLAVGKVYEQLGQLDKAQIEYEKGLEAENTESIIRLGRVILLQGLQQVNWTGKMESVEQLRQAEIYLELAWNRLRTLGENEANQISVPAQRQLLKEVSLNYGLLYWAQVDFESPYEEPENLLIQSEQASENPDPRVPYLVFRAYESFRRAAQYEENLPATADGGKAKCYLELAGYVQEKLNGQTRLYAHTPPYRACYDRLIAQPGYDLYDGALVWHTINSDIPAIKAEINESEEQENEDLAITQLPEPAQVQVQATESASE